The Mesorhizobium sp. M1D.F.Ca.ET.043.01.1.1 genome contains a region encoding:
- the rplC gene encoding 50S ribosomal protein L3: protein MRSGVIAKKVGMTRIYNDAGEHVPVTVLQMENCQVVAQRTQEKNGYTAVQLGVGLAKVKNTSKAMRGHFAAASVEPKAKLAEFRVSADNMIDVGAELTVEHFVAGQKVDVTGTSTGKGFQGVIKRHNMGGGRATHGNSVSHRTHGSTGQRQDPGKVFKGKKMAGHMGDVRVTTQNVEVVSTDADRGLILIRGAVPGVKGAWILVRDAAKVALPANAPKPAAIRAATAKNEAPATEGAE, encoded by the coding sequence ATGCGTTCAGGTGTGATTGCAAAGAAGGTGGGAATGACCCGCATCTACAACGATGCCGGGGAACACGTTCCCGTCACCGTTCTTCAGATGGAGAACTGCCAGGTCGTGGCGCAGCGCACGCAGGAGAAGAACGGCTACACCGCCGTCCAGCTCGGCGTTGGCCTTGCCAAGGTGAAGAACACGTCGAAGGCGATGCGCGGCCATTTCGCCGCCGCCTCCGTCGAGCCGAAGGCGAAGCTCGCCGAATTCCGCGTCTCCGCCGACAACATGATCGACGTCGGCGCCGAGCTCACCGTCGAGCACTTCGTCGCCGGCCAGAAGGTCGACGTCACCGGCACCTCGACCGGCAAGGGGTTCCAGGGCGTGATCAAGCGGCACAACATGGGTGGTGGCCGCGCCACGCACGGTAACTCGGTCTCGCACCGCACGCACGGCTCGACCGGCCAGCGCCAGGACCCCGGCAAGGTGTTCAAGGGCAAGAAGATGGCCGGCCACATGGGCGACGTCCGCGTTACCACGCAGAATGTCGAGGTCGTCTCGACCGATGCCGACCGTGGCCTGATCCTGATCCGCGGCGCCGTTCCCGGCGTCAAGGGCGCCTGGATCCTGGTCCGCGACGCGGCCAAGGTTGCGCTGCCGGCCAACGCGCCGAAGCCTGCCGCGATCCGCGCTGCTACCGCCAAGAACGAAGCCCCGGCCACCGAGGGAGCGGAATAA
- the rpsJ gene encoding 30S ribosomal protein S10 produces the protein MNGQNIRIRLKAFDHRVLDASTREIVSTAKRTGANVRGPIPLPTRIEKFTVNRSPHVDKKSREQFEMRTHKRLLDIVDPTPQTVDALMKLDLAAGVDVEIKL, from the coding sequence ATGAACGGACAGAATATCCGCATCCGCCTTAAGGCGTTTGACCACCGGGTGCTCGACGCCTCGACGCGCGAAATCGTGTCGACCGCCAAGCGCACCGGCGCCAACGTCCGCGGCCCCATTCCGCTGCCGACGCGGATCGAAAAGTTCACGGTCAACCGGTCGCCTCACGTCGACAAGAAGAGCCGCGAGCAGTTCGAGATGCGCACCCACAAGCGGCTGCTCGACATCGTCGACCCGACCCCGCAGACGGTCGATGCTCTGATGAAGCTCGATCTGGCCGCCGGTGTCGACGTCGAGATCAAGCTCTAA
- the tuf gene encoding elongation factor Tu, with product MAKGKFERTKPHVNIGTIGHVDHGKTSLTAAITKYFGEYKRYDQIDAAPEEKARGITISTAHVEYETANRHYAHVDCPGHADYVKNMITGAAQMDGAILVVSAADGPMPQTREHILLARQVGVPSIVVFLNKVDQVDDAELLELVELEVRELLTKNEFPGDDIPIVKGSALAALEDSNKTIGEDAIRELMAQVDAYIPTPVRPLDKPFLMPIEDVFSISGRGTVVTGRVERGVVKVGEELEIVGIRPTTKTTCTGVEMFRKLLDQGQAGDNIGALLRGVDREGVERGQVLAKPGSVKPHKKFVAEAYILTKDEGGRHTPFFTNYRPQFYFRTTDVTGIVTLPAGTEMVMPGDNITVDVELIVPIAMEEKLRFAIREGGRTVGAGIVVTIKE from the coding sequence ATGGCAAAAGGTAAATTCGAGCGCACCAAGCCGCATGTGAACATTGGCACGATCGGGCACGTCGATCATGGCAAGACGTCGCTGACGGCGGCGATCACGAAGTATTTTGGCGAATACAAGCGCTATGACCAGATCGACGCGGCGCCTGAAGAGAAGGCGCGCGGCATCACGATCTCGACGGCGCATGTCGAGTACGAGACGGCCAACCGTCACTATGCCCACGTCGACTGCCCCGGCCACGCCGACTATGTGAAGAACATGATCACCGGCGCCGCCCAGATGGACGGCGCGATCCTGGTGGTTTCGGCCGCCGACGGCCCGATGCCGCAGACCCGCGAGCACATCCTGCTGGCCCGCCAGGTCGGCGTGCCCTCGATCGTGGTGTTTTTGAACAAGGTCGACCAGGTCGACGACGCCGAGCTGCTCGAGCTGGTCGAGCTCGAGGTTCGCGAGCTGTTGACCAAGAACGAGTTCCCCGGCGACGACATTCCGATCGTCAAGGGCTCGGCGCTGGCAGCGCTTGAGGACTCCAACAAGACCATCGGCGAGGACGCCATCCGCGAGCTGATGGCGCAGGTCGACGCCTACATCCCGACGCCGGTGCGTCCGCTGGACAAGCCGTTCCTGATGCCGATCGAGGACGTGTTCTCGATCTCGGGCCGCGGCACGGTGGTGACCGGCCGCGTCGAGCGCGGCGTGGTCAAGGTCGGCGAGGAACTGGAGATCGTCGGCATCCGTCCGACGACCAAGACGACCTGCACGGGCGTCGAGATGTTCCGCAAGCTGCTCGACCAGGGCCAGGCCGGCGACAACATCGGCGCGCTGCTGCGCGGCGTCGACCGTGAAGGCGTCGAGCGCGGCCAGGTTCTGGCCAAGCCGGGTTCGGTCAAGCCGCACAAGAAGTTCGTGGCCGAAGCCTACATCCTGACCAAGGACGAGGGCGGCCGCCACACGCCGTTCTTCACCAACTACCGTCCGCAGTTCTACTTCCGCACGACGGACGTGACCGGCATCGTGACGCTGCCGGCCGGCACCGAGATGGTGATGCCCGGCGACAACATCACCGTCGACGTCGAGCTGATCGTGCCGATCGCGATGGAAGAGAAGCTGCGCTTCGCCATCCGTGAAGGCGGCCGCACCGTCGGTGCCGGCATCGTCGTCACCATCAAAGAGTAA
- the fusA gene encoding elongation factor G: MAREYKIEDYRNFGIMAHIDAGKTTTTERVLYYTGKSHKIGEVHDGAATMDWMEQEQERGITITSAATTTFWKGRDGKMRRFNIIDTPGHVDFTIEVERSLRVLDGAIALLDANAGVEPQTETVWRQADKYHVPRMIFCNKMDKIGADFYRSEEMIGSRLGAQAVVMQLPIGAETEFKGVVDLVEMNALVWRDETLGAAWDVVEIPADLKDKAEQYREKMIEAAVEMDETALENYLEGKMPSNDEIRALIRKGTIAVKFFPMFCGSAFKNKGVQPLLDAVVEYLPSPIDVPAIKGVDAKTDAEIERHADDNEPLSMLAFKIMNDPFVGSLTFARIYSGKLSKGASLDNTVKGKKERIGRMLQMHANSRADIEEAYAGDIVALAGLKDTTTGDTLCDPLHPVILERMEFPDPVIQIAIEPKTKNDQEKMGLALHRLAAEDPSFRVKTDEESGQTIIAGMGELHLDIIVDRMRREFKVEANVGAPQVAYRETITRTHEQDYTHKKQTGGTGQFARVKIVFEPNTESEEFVFESKIVGGAVPKEYIPGVEKGINSVMGSGPFAGFPMIGVKATLIDGAFHDVDSSVLAFEIASRACFKEAAPRLGVQLLEPIMKVEVVTPEDYVGGVIGDLNGRRGQIQGQEARGVAVVINAMVPLANMFKYVDNLRSMSQGRAQYTMQFDHYEPVPTAVAQEVQKKYA, translated from the coding sequence ATGGCCCGCGAATACAAAATCGAAGACTACCGCAATTTCGGTATCATGGCGCATATCGACGCCGGCAAGACGACGACGACCGAGCGCGTCCTGTACTACACGGGCAAGTCGCACAAGATCGGCGAAGTCCATGACGGCGCTGCCACCATGGACTGGATGGAGCAGGAGCAGGAGCGCGGCATCACCATCACGTCCGCCGCCACCACGACCTTCTGGAAGGGTCGTGACGGCAAGATGCGGCGCTTCAACATCATCGACACCCCCGGACACGTCGACTTCACCATCGAGGTCGAGCGTTCGCTGCGCGTGCTCGACGGCGCGATTGCGCTGCTCGATGCCAACGCCGGCGTCGAGCCGCAGACCGAGACCGTGTGGCGCCAGGCCGACAAGTACCACGTGCCGCGCATGATCTTCTGCAACAAGATGGACAAGATCGGCGCCGACTTTTACCGCTCGGAAGAAATGATCGGCTCGCGCCTCGGCGCGCAGGCCGTCGTCATGCAGCTGCCGATCGGCGCCGAGACCGAGTTCAAGGGCGTCGTCGACCTCGTCGAGATGAACGCGCTTGTGTGGCGCGACGAGACGCTGGGCGCTGCCTGGGACGTCGTCGAGATCCCGGCTGACCTCAAGGACAAGGCCGAGCAGTACCGCGAGAAGATGATCGAGGCCGCCGTCGAGATGGACGAGACGGCGCTCGAGAACTACCTCGAAGGCAAGATGCCGTCGAACGACGAGATCCGCGCGCTGATCCGCAAGGGCACCATCGCGGTCAAGTTCTTCCCGATGTTCTGCGGTTCGGCTTTCAAGAACAAGGGCGTGCAGCCGCTGCTCGACGCCGTTGTCGAATACCTGCCGTCGCCGATCGACGTGCCGGCCATCAAGGGCGTCGACGCCAAGACCGATGCCGAGATCGAGCGTCACGCCGACGACAACGAGCCGCTGTCGATGCTGGCGTTCAAGATCATGAACGACCCGTTCGTCGGTTCGCTGACCTTCGCCCGCATCTACTCGGGCAAGCTCTCGAAGGGCGCGTCGCTCGACAACACCGTGAAGGGCAAGAAGGAGCGCATCGGCCGCATGCTGCAGATGCATGCGAACTCGCGCGCCGACATCGAGGAAGCCTATGCCGGCGACATCGTCGCTCTGGCCGGCCTCAAGGACACGACCACCGGCGACACGCTGTGCGATCCGCTGCACCCGGTCATCCTCGAGCGCATGGAGTTCCCCGATCCGGTCATCCAGATCGCCATCGAGCCGAAGACCAAGAACGATCAGGAGAAGATGGGCCTCGCGCTGCATCGTCTGGCGGCCGAGGATCCGTCCTTCCGCGTCAAGACCGACGAGGAAAGCGGCCAGACCATCATCGCCGGCATGGGCGAGTTGCATCTCGACATCATCGTCGACCGCATGCGCCGCGAGTTCAAGGTCGAGGCCAATGTCGGCGCTCCGCAGGTGGCCTATCGCGAGACGATCACCCGCACGCACGAGCAGGACTACACGCACAAGAAGCAGACCGGCGGTACCGGCCAGTTCGCTCGCGTCAAGATCGTGTTCGAGCCGAACACCGAGAGCGAAGAGTTCGTGTTCGAGTCCAAGATCGTCGGCGGTGCGGTGCCGAAGGAATACATCCCGGGCGTCGAGAAGGGTATCAACAGCGTCATGGGCTCCGGCCCGTTTGCCGGCTTCCCGATGATCGGCGTCAAGGCGACGCTGATCGACGGCGCCTTCCACGACGTCGACTCCTCGGTGCTGGCGTTCGAAATCGCCTCCCGCGCCTGCTTCAAGGAAGCGGCGCCCCGGCTTGGCGTGCAGCTGCTCGAGCCGATCATGAAGGTCGAGGTCGTGACGCCGGAAGACTATGTCGGCGGCGTCATCGGCGACCTCAACGGCCGCCGCGGCCAGATCCAGGGCCAGGAAGCGCGTGGCGTGGCTGTCGTCATCAACGCCATGGTGCCTTTGGCCAACATGTTCAAGTACGTCGACAATCTGCGTTCGATGTCGCAGGGCCGCGCCCAGTACACGATGCAGTTCGACCACTACGAACCGGTTCCGACCGCGGTCGCCCAGGAAGTCCAGAAGAAATACGCGTAA